Proteins encoded by one window of Arachis ipaensis cultivar K30076 chromosome B04, Araip1.1, whole genome shotgun sequence:
- the LOC107635275 gene encoding putative UDP-rhamnose:rhamnosyltransferase 1 gives MADQPKKLHIAMFPWLAFGHIIPYFELAKLIAQKGHKVSFISTPTNIKRLPKLPSNLQPFVELIELPLPHVENLPQNAEATMDIPQHIVPYLKKAFDGLQEPLAKFLESSTPHWLIYDFAPFWLPPITSKLGISSIFFSICSAFGISFINSFGLKSNDKPSFDDDPFNKVVLQHYEDKTMSEDHNEENESGVSDIFRLHQVLGGVDVVAVRTCMEIEAESIRSLQNQCRKPVIPVGLLPPSLYLFSSEVSKDDEDWNTILKWLDEQEERSVIYVAFGSEVALNDEEFTEIAMGLELSGFPFFWVLKKQKSSPDVSSSMETKRGIIWTNWVPQLKILAHKSVGGFLSHSGWGSVIESLQFGCPLIMLPFQNEQGLVARLMEEKMVGIKVPRNEHDGKFTRDSLAKALRSVMMLEEDKGKIIYRNHAEKMSKIFGDKELHQKYTDEFVDYMEIHSPSSKISMLD, from the coding sequence ATGGCTGACCAACCCAAAAAGCTTCACATTGCTATGTTTCCATGGCTTGCTTTTGGTCACATAATTCCATACTTTGAGTTAGCAAAACTCATAGCGCAAAAGGGTCACAAAGTTTCATTCATTTCCACACCTACAAACATCAAACGCCTCCCTAAACTACCTTCAAATTTACAACCTTTTGTGGAACTCATAGAACTTCCACTGCCTCATGTAGAAAACCTCCCTCAAAATGCTGAGGCCACTATGGACATTCCACAACACATAGTTCCATACCTCAAGAAAGCCTTTGATGGCCTTCAAGAACCTTTGGCTAAGTTTCTAGAGAGTTCCACTCCTCATTGGCTCATATATGACTTTGCACCTTTTTGGTTGCCCCCAATAACTTCCAAGCTTGGTATCTCATCCATCTTCTTTTCTATCTGCTCTGCATTTGGTATTTCTTTCATAAACAGCTTTGGTCTAAAGTCAAATGATAAACCTTCCTTTGATGATGATCCTTTTAACAAAGTAGTTCTTCAACACTATGAGGACAAAACAATGTCCGAAGACCACAATGAAGAGAATGAATCTGGTGTTTCAGATATATTCAGACTCCATCAAGTACTTGGTGGTGTTGATGTTGTAGCTGTAAGAACTTGTATGGAGATTGAAGCTGAATCCATAAGATCTCTTCAAAACCAATGCAGGAAACCGGTTATTCCAGTTGGGTTATTGCCACCTTCATTATACTTATTCAGTAGTGAAGTTAGTAAAGATGATGAAGATTGGAACACAATACTTAAGTGGTTGGATGAACAAGAAGAAAGGTCAGTGATTTATGTAGCATTTGGAAGTGAAGTGGCACTAAATGATGAAGAATTCACTGAGATAGCTATGGGATTAGAGCTATCTGGCTTTCCCTTTTTCTGGGTTCTGAAGAAGCAAAAGAGTAGTCCAGATGTAAGTAGTTCAATGGAGACAAAACGTGGGATTATATGGACTAATTGGGTTCCACAGTTAAAGATATTAGCACACAAATCTGTTGGAGGATTCTTGAGTCATTCTGGTTGGGGTTCTGTGATTGAGTCTCTTCAATTTGGATGTCCACTTATCATGTTACCTTTTCAAAATGAACAAGGGTTAGTTGCAAGGCTTATGGAAGAGAAAATGGTGGGAATAAAGGTTCCAAGAAACGAACATGATGGAAAGTTCACTAGAGATTCATTGGCTAAGGCATTGAGATCAGTGATGATGTTGGAAGAAGATAAAGGAAAGATTATTTATAGGAATCATGCTGAAAAAATGAGCAAGATCTTTGGGGACAAAGAGTTACACCAAAAGTACACAGACGAGTTTGTTGATTATATGGAAATTCATAGTCCCTCATCAAAGATTAGTATGTTAGATTGA